The proteins below are encoded in one region of Stieleria sp. JC731:
- the atpE gene encoding ATP synthase F0 subunit C — MIDFAMLLAQDAGFGTMGVGLAMGLAIIGASLGIGRIGGNAVEAIARQPEASGTISTQMLISAALIEGVTVVALILMFLK, encoded by the coding sequence ATGATTGACTTCGCAATGTTGTTGGCACAGGACGCAGGTTTCGGCACGATGGGTGTCGGTCTGGCCATGGGTTTGGCGATTATCGGTGCCAGCTTGGGCATTGGTCGAATTGGCGGTAACGCCGTTGAAGCGATCGCACGTCAGCCTGAAGCCAGCGGAACGATCAGCACCCAGATGCTGATTTCGGCCGCTCTTATCGAAGGTGTGACTGTTGTCGCTTTGATTCTGATGTTCCTGAAATAA
- the atpF gene encoding F0F1 ATP synthase subunit B, giving the protein MLKTLLLACVLVLTVPASNVASAADEADAGQAHVTDTHDDHDVAGDEAHTDGEHGDHAAGPMPPILSFDPGAAVANLAIFLGVFLILAKFVWPVILGGLKAREDKIHSDLHQAQEANEKAQQILADYEKKVAEASAEAQTILAEARKDAQANATRIVDDAKVEAARQSERAQADIETAKKVALAEIADQTSAVAMSVAKQVVGRELQPSDHADLIRNALDQIPSKN; this is encoded by the coding sequence ATGTTGAAAACCTTGCTGCTCGCTTGCGTTCTCGTTTTGACGGTTCCCGCAAGCAACGTTGCTAGCGCCGCCGATGAAGCCGACGCAGGTCAGGCACATGTGACGGACACCCATGATGATCACGACGTCGCGGGTGACGAAGCACACACTGACGGCGAACACGGCGATCATGCCGCGGGCCCGATGCCACCCATTTTGTCGTTCGATCCAGGTGCCGCGGTTGCCAACTTGGCGATCTTCTTGGGTGTCTTTTTGATCCTGGCGAAATTTGTCTGGCCGGTCATCCTCGGTGGCCTGAAAGCCCGCGAAGATAAGATCCACAGCGATTTGCATCAGGCTCAGGAAGCGAACGAGAAAGCTCAGCAGATCCTCGCTGACTACGAAAAGAAGGTCGCCGAAGCTTCTGCCGAAGCTCAAACGATCTTGGCCGAAGCTCGCAAGGACGCCCAAGCAAACGCCACACGAATCGTCGACGATGCCAAAGTCGAAGCGGCTCGCCAAAGCGAACGCGCTCAGGCAGACATCGAAACCGCTAAGAAAGTCGCGTTGGCGGAGATCGCCGACCAAACTTCGGCGGTCGCGATGAGCGTCGCGAAGCAAGTCGTCGGTCGTGAATTGCAACCGAGTGACCACGCGGACCTGATCCGCAACGCACTCGACCAGATCCCGAGTAAGAACTGA
- a CDS encoding DUF4912 domain-containing protein, giving the protein MITTADLKSQTRRELATLAKNYGIAGWHGMRKDELVDAISKTQRRLRRKAKASTGAATKTKSTKASTTVSASSRTAPDAKSKKATRLPAETTSKINQAKNTTRRAAPAAKRGRAKGRNAVSLNDRPLPEMRAPKVSAKTARIRAQLRRQKEQADRHRDLSTGTLVGGAAMRNGAQKSSEAHRDRIILMVRDSYWLQATWEITRASVSRAESSLSERWHTATPVLRVMAVEDVSNNCAETVMRDIPIHGGVDTWYIDVQDPPSRFRVAIGYLTSDDEFHSLCRSNVVETPSPGECERLDEHWHDIADDYERIYSLSGGYENESSDLKEIFEERLHRAMPSRNGAMSSSADPTLLRQSKLPFEVDAELIVFGKTSAGSSVSLGGRPVKLQSDGTFTVRMKLPDKRQVLPVTAESRDGMRQRTTVIAVERNTKVLEAVDVKDNL; this is encoded by the coding sequence TTGATTACGACTGCAGATCTCAAGTCCCAGACTCGTCGCGAGCTCGCCACCCTGGCCAAGAATTATGGCATCGCGGGTTGGCATGGGATGAGAAAAGACGAACTGGTCGATGCGATCAGTAAAACGCAGCGGCGACTTCGTCGTAAAGCCAAGGCATCGACCGGGGCGGCGACCAAAACAAAATCGACGAAAGCTTCAACGACGGTTTCCGCCAGCAGTCGAACGGCTCCGGATGCGAAATCAAAGAAGGCGACACGGCTGCCCGCGGAAACAACTTCGAAGATCAATCAAGCCAAAAACACCACTCGCCGTGCTGCTCCCGCAGCCAAACGCGGCCGCGCCAAGGGACGAAACGCTGTTTCGCTAAACGATCGTCCATTGCCAGAAATGCGAGCACCCAAGGTGTCGGCAAAAACAGCCCGTATTCGGGCTCAGTTGCGACGTCAAAAGGAGCAAGCTGATCGCCATCGGGACCTTTCCACCGGAACGTTGGTCGGCGGTGCTGCGATGCGAAATGGTGCCCAGAAGTCAAGTGAAGCTCATCGTGATCGCATCATTTTGATGGTTCGAGATTCTTACTGGCTGCAAGCGACTTGGGAGATCACCCGAGCAAGCGTCTCGCGAGCTGAGTCGTCACTTTCTGAACGTTGGCACACCGCAACACCCGTTCTTCGCGTGATGGCGGTCGAAGATGTTTCGAACAATTGTGCCGAAACAGTCATGCGAGATATCCCGATCCACGGTGGTGTCGATACTTGGTACATCGATGTGCAGGATCCGCCATCGCGATTCCGTGTCGCGATCGGGTATCTGACATCTGACGATGAGTTTCATTCGCTTTGCCGCAGCAACGTTGTCGAAACACCCAGCCCTGGTGAGTGCGAGCGTTTGGACGAACACTGGCATGACATTGCCGACGACTACGAGCGTATTTATTCGCTAAGCGGCGGCTACGAAAACGAAAGCAGCGACCTCAAAGAGATCTTTGAAGAGCGACTTCATCGAGCCATGCCTTCACGGAATGGTGCAATGTCATCGTCTGCCGACCCGACCCTGCTTCGGCAATCGAAGCTACCCTTCGAAGTCGATGCGGAACTGATTGTCTTCGGCAAAACTTCGGCCGGATCGTCCGTTTCGCTTGGCGGAAGGCCCGTTAAGTTGCAGAGCGACGGCACGTTCACGGTTCGAATGAAATTGCCCGATAAACGCCAAGTGCTGCCCGTTACCGCCGAAAGCCGCGATGGTATGCGGCAGCGGACAACGGTTATCGCGGTCGAGCGAAATACCAAAGTTCTCGAAGCCGTCGACGTCAAAGACAACCTGTAA
- a CDS encoding RNA polymerase sigma factor: MNINTEIQFDLRELTVAELVVRAQAGDREAFGELFDRYRPAIVAGAMSRVRNADEADELAQDVFIQAMQKINQLRVPEAFGGWLRQIVHRMAINRVTRNRGAVACDPETLAATCADDDAPEDVAESREQAEAVRNGIDRLGSLDQETLTAFYLHGRTLIEMSNEFQAPIGTIKRRLHVARKRLAKEMDLLQAV; this comes from the coding sequence ATGAACATCAATACTGAGATCCAATTTGATTTACGAGAACTGACCGTTGCTGAACTCGTCGTCCGCGCACAAGCTGGCGACCGTGAAGCCTTTGGTGAACTGTTTGACCGATACCGACCCGCAATTGTCGCCGGAGCGATGAGCCGAGTTCGAAATGCCGACGAAGCAGACGAGCTTGCTCAAGACGTCTTCATCCAAGCGATGCAAAAGATCAACCAGTTGCGTGTCCCGGAAGCCTTCGGTGGATGGTTGCGTCAAATCGTTCACCGAATGGCGATCAATCGCGTCACCCGTAACCGCGGTGCTGTCGCATGCGATCCGGAAACCTTGGCGGCGACCTGTGCCGATGACGACGCTCCTGAAGACGTTGCCGAAAGCCGTGAACAAGCCGAAGCGGTCCGAAACGGAATCGATCGTCTGGGTTCACTCGACCAAGAAACCTTGACCGCGTTCTACCTACACGGTCGGACCTTGATCGAAATGAGCAATGAATTCCAAGCGCCGATCGGTACGATCAAGCGACGTCTACACGTGGCTCGTAAGCGACTGGCTAAGGAAATGGATTTGCTTCAAGCGGTTTAA
- the atpB gene encoding F0F1 ATP synthase subunit A, translating into MNLFIAAADNPISHVVPHRLHEKPLFTIDVGGGDIPALFIEDGKYSFYLTNHLMMTAVTALAVLLVFAYVAMKVRVKGQGLDAYQTKGRLAQMFETICWFIRDEVVRPNLHEKTDRYIPYVWTVFFFILFANVLGLIPFGAGLHMGAMPVSDHASHFGHWGGTATGNLSLNIMLAMCSFIAIVGIGIYETGAKTFFSHFNPIGWDGPKLMSYGIGLPLYVLEWMGLIIKCVVLAMRLFGTMMAGHLVVAAIVGLVFAAASVSQLLGYGVWVAVVLGCIALTLLELFICLLQAFIFTFLTVLFIATVSHDHHDHDDEHAHDPLGDEAQMDLDKFTDPARLAGLADA; encoded by the coding sequence ATGAATCTGTTTATCGCCGCTGCCGACAATCCGATTTCGCACGTCGTGCCACACAGGTTGCACGAGAAGCCGCTGTTCACGATTGACGTTGGTGGTGGGGACATTCCCGCGCTGTTTATCGAAGACGGCAAGTACAGCTTTTATCTGACCAACCACTTGATGATGACCGCTGTCACAGCATTGGCGGTCCTGCTGGTGTTTGCGTACGTGGCGATGAAGGTCCGCGTCAAAGGTCAGGGATTGGACGCTTACCAAACGAAAGGCCGTTTGGCTCAGATGTTTGAAACCATCTGCTGGTTCATCCGCGACGAAGTTGTCCGTCCAAACCTACACGAGAAAACTGACCGTTACATTCCATACGTGTGGACGGTGTTTTTCTTCATCCTGTTCGCCAACGTCCTGGGGCTGATCCCCTTCGGTGCCGGTCTGCACATGGGTGCGATGCCGGTGTCCGATCATGCGTCGCACTTCGGTCACTGGGGCGGCACGGCAACAGGCAACCTTTCACTCAATATCATGCTTGCGATGTGTAGCTTCATCGCGATCGTTGGCATCGGTATTTACGAGACCGGAGCGAAAACATTCTTTTCGCACTTCAATCCGATCGGATGGGACGGCCCCAAGCTGATGTCCTATGGCATCGGTTTGCCGCTTTACGTCCTTGAATGGATGGGCTTAATTATCAAGTGCGTCGTCTTGGCCATGCGTTTGTTTGGCACCATGATGGCGGGTCACTTGGTTGTCGCGGCAATCGTCGGATTGGTGTTCGCCGCCGCTTCCGTCTCGCAATTGCTTGGTTATGGTGTCTGGGTCGCAGTTGTACTGGGCTGCATCGCGTTAACGTTGTTGGAACTGTTCATCTGCTTGTTGCAGGCGTTCATCTTCACGTTTTTGACGGTGTTGTTTATCGCGACGGTCTCGCATGACCACCACGATCACGATGACGAACATGCACATGATCCACTTGGCGACGAAGCTCAAATGGACTTGGATAAGTTTACCGATCCGGCTCGCTTGGCCGGTTTGGCTGACGCATAA
- a CDS encoding ComF family protein: protein MLGLLLPPTCRLCDSCVSEGEDFCGQCEKVFRSSEHVMQSACPVCGLPGAGAFRSRAGVFADTAKLDLTVQADPQLLNKASLPGNHADTALDPTAEGCLGCIGKSIHFDACVAMWVYHDLIRDAVIASKYGHQMALADALGRRLGNCLCRHFSDSPHEVGVPDIITAVPSHVWRRISRGAGGSRVIAMGLRDANADAWPQTKLVDCLAMTRRVRKQALLGEKERQANIRGAFRVTVPGWRSRKRPYLTGKHVLLVDDVMTTGATANEIAQTLKNAGASRVTVAVVARASS, encoded by the coding sequence ATGCTTGGATTGCTACTGCCGCCAACGTGCAGGCTCTGTGACAGCTGTGTTTCCGAAGGCGAAGATTTTTGCGGCCAATGCGAAAAAGTGTTTCGGTCAAGCGAACATGTCATGCAGTCGGCTTGCCCGGTTTGTGGGCTTCCCGGGGCCGGTGCGTTCCGGTCACGAGCAGGCGTTTTTGCAGACACGGCCAAATTGGACCTAACTGTCCAGGCCGATCCGCAGCTACTGAATAAAGCCTCGTTGCCCGGCAACCATGCCGATACAGCGTTGGATCCAACGGCAGAGGGATGTTTGGGTTGTATCGGTAAATCGATTCATTTTGACGCCTGTGTCGCGATGTGGGTGTACCACGACTTAATTCGGGATGCTGTGATCGCATCAAAGTACGGACATCAAATGGCATTGGCTGATGCTTTGGGGCGTCGGCTCGGGAATTGCCTGTGCCGACATTTTTCAGATTCACCGCATGAAGTTGGTGTTCCGGACATCATCACGGCGGTGCCTTCCCACGTTTGGAGGCGAATTTCTCGTGGTGCTGGTGGCAGCCGGGTGATCGCAATGGGGCTTCGTGATGCGAATGCTGACGCATGGCCGCAGACAAAGCTTGTCGATTGTCTCGCGATGACGCGGCGGGTTCGCAAGCAAGCCTTGTTGGGCGAAAAAGAGCGGCAGGCCAATATTCGAGGGGCATTTCGGGTGACCGTGCCTGGTTGGCGTAGCCGAAAGCGTCCGTATTTAACGGGTAAGCACGTCCTTTTGGTCGACGATGTGATGACCACAGGAGCAACGGCGAACGAAATTGCGCAAACTTTAAAGAACGCAGGTGCGTCGCGTGTGACCGTTGCTGTTGTTGCGCGGGCATCCAGTTAG
- a CDS encoding DUF502 domain-containing protein produces MNEKPQTSRSAHFRGFILRGLGVVLPPLLTISVLIWAWNTTESYVLRPMESMTRTAIVWYQESQFGGGVLETIPAEAVTQGDNSFTYDGVLYVPGPTGRKYLPEKVVDTVDENADYFTADSPALTSASGYWHRYIQVKLLPRKYVLPIFMIVFVTVLYFVGRLFTFSLGRWFVSGFDAAILRIPIVNKVYGSVKQVTDFAFSEREIEFNNVVAVQYPSQGIWSLGFVTGNSILQLADATGEPMLSVLMPTSPMPMTGFTVTVRRCDTIDVDMTVDEAIQFVVSCGVVVPPNQRITRNGNGGEGRPRAKYRDGAVVLPSTSTAESDPSRV; encoded by the coding sequence GTGAACGAGAAACCACAAACATCCCGATCAGCGCACTTCCGCGGCTTCATTCTTCGCGGCTTGGGCGTTGTCCTGCCGCCGCTGTTGACGATATCGGTGTTGATCTGGGCGTGGAACACAACCGAAAGCTACGTCTTGCGGCCGATGGAGTCGATGACGCGGACGGCGATCGTTTGGTACCAGGAAAGCCAATTTGGTGGCGGCGTGCTGGAAACCATTCCTGCCGAAGCGGTTACCCAGGGCGATAACTCGTTCACCTACGATGGCGTTCTGTATGTTCCTGGTCCAACTGGGCGTAAGTACCTGCCAGAGAAGGTTGTCGACACGGTTGATGAGAACGCGGACTACTTCACCGCTGACTCGCCTGCGTTGACATCGGCAAGTGGATATTGGCACCGCTACATTCAAGTGAAGTTGTTGCCACGGAAGTACGTGCTGCCCATCTTCATGATCGTGTTTGTCACGGTCCTCTATTTTGTGGGGCGGCTATTCACGTTCAGCCTTGGCCGCTGGTTTGTCAGCGGTTTTGATGCAGCGATCTTGAGGATTCCGATCGTCAACAAGGTCTATGGCAGCGTCAAACAGGTTACTGATTTTGCATTCAGCGAACGCGAAATTGAATTCAACAACGTGGTTGCCGTTCAGTATCCCAGCCAGGGCATCTGGTCATTGGGGTTTGTCACCGGCAACAGCATTCTGCAGCTTGCTGACGCGACAGGCGAGCCGATGCTAAGTGTGTTGATGCCCACGAGTCCGATGCCGATGACGGGATTTACAGTCACGGTGCGCCGCTGCGATACGATCGATGTCGATATGACGGTCGATGAAGCCATCCAATTCGTCGTCAGCTGTGGCGTCGTGGTTCCTCCGAATCAACGAATCACCCGCAACGGTAACGGCGGCGAAGGACGACCCAGAGCCAAGTATCGTGACGGAGCGGTTGTGTTGCCAAGCACGTCCACCGCTGAAAGCGATCCTTCGAGGGTTTAG
- a CDS encoding ThuA domain-containing protein encodes MQLAFEKHGVPVQWTVVNEGGNGTEAQIDFYKDSSWAKNFDVCIHNECFADTTDPAYIRSITKPHQEGLNAVVIHCAMHTYRSAEIDDWRQLLGVTSRRHDHRSAYKLKVAEKQHPIMKSFPDGHTIADDELYIIEKVWPNTTVLATSTSERTGKDHPVVWTNRYGKARVFGTTYGHSNSTFEDPVFLDLVVRGTVWAAGQEK; translated from the coding sequence ATGCAGCTGGCTTTTGAGAAGCACGGGGTGCCAGTTCAGTGGACTGTGGTGAATGAAGGTGGCAACGGTACTGAAGCTCAAATCGACTTCTACAAAGATTCCAGTTGGGCAAAGAACTTTGACGTCTGCATCCACAACGAATGCTTCGCTGATACCACGGATCCAGCGTATATACGCAGCATTACGAAGCCTCACCAAGAGGGTTTGAATGCGGTTGTGATCCACTGCGCGATGCACACCTACCGAAGTGCAGAAATCGATGACTGGCGTCAATTGCTGGGGGTGACCAGTCGTCGTCACGATCACCGCAGTGCATACAAGCTGAAGGTCGCAGAGAAGCAGCACCCGATTATGAAGTCATTCCCGGATGGTCACACAATCGCAGACGACGAGTTGTACATCATCGAAAAGGTTTGGCCGAACACGACCGTATTGGCAACCAGTACTAGCGAGCGAACGGGCAAAGATCATCCGGTTGTCTGGACGAATCGCTACGGGAAGGCGAGAGTTTTCGGAACGACTTACGGTCACTCAAATTCGACCTTTGAGGATCCAGTCTTTTTAGATCTAGTCGTCCGAGGCACCGTTTGGGCCGCTGGACAAGAAAAGTAA
- the atpH gene encoding ATP synthase F1 subunit delta produces MENPQAVEHETVMDTGAEQLGKTYAQALMAAASKSGIAEKVVDQLGTLVNEYLAGSPKLASAFASPRIDVEEKQRIIGRIFEGEFDPLVVNFLKVMATRGRLGYVSTVYEGAQKQLDEMSGRVLAKVKTAVPLDDTLRASIIESLGGKLGKQVRLQEVVDAKLIGGMVIRVGDTVFDNSVAGRIDSIGKRAKQGFSAKLSEKFANLVE; encoded by the coding sequence ATGGAAAATCCTCAAGCGGTTGAACACGAAACGGTGATGGACACCGGTGCCGAACAGCTGGGCAAGACCTATGCACAGGCACTGATGGCTGCGGCAAGCAAGTCCGGTATCGCCGAAAAGGTGGTCGATCAACTTGGTACCCTGGTCAATGAATACTTGGCCGGCAGTCCCAAGCTGGCCTCTGCGTTCGCTTCACCACGTATCGACGTCGAAGAGAAACAGCGGATCATCGGACGGATCTTCGAAGGCGAATTCGATCCGTTGGTGGTCAATTTTCTCAAAGTCATGGCGACACGCGGACGTCTCGGATACGTCAGTACCGTGTACGAAGGTGCGCAAAAGCAGCTTGATGAAATGAGCGGCCGCGTGCTGGCGAAAGTCAAAACGGCGGTGCCACTGGACGACACACTTCGTGCTTCAATCATCGAAAGCCTTGGCGGAAAGCTAGGCAAGCAGGTTCGATTGCAAGAGGTTGTCGACGCAAAATTGATCGGCGGCATGGTGATCCGAGTCGGTGACACCGTGTTTGATAACAGCGTCGCTGGGCGGATCGATTCGATCGGCAAGCGGGCAAAACAAGGCTTCTCGGCTAAGCTCTCCGAGAAGTTTGCAAACCTAGTTGAATAA
- the atpA gene encoding F0F1 ATP synthase subunit alpha yields MKFNSDEIATVLQQEIENFDSKIDVREVGSVLEVGDGIARVYGLSGVMAGEMVEFENGSIGLAFNLEENSVGVIILGDYLTIQEGEEVKALGTLLSVPAGDAVVGRVLDPLGNPLDGKGPVQTDITRPVEIIATGVAERQPVMEPMQTGIKAIDAMTPIGRGQRELVIGDRKTGKTAIAIDAILNQKGKGVKCFYIAIGQKDSSVAGVVDVLEKHGAMEYTTVIAAGASAPAPLQYIAPYAGTAMAEHFMFNGGHALVVYDDLSKQATAYRQMSLLMRRPPGREAYPGDVFYCHSRLLERSSKLSDELGGGSITSLPIIETLEGEVSAYIPTNVISITDGQIYVQPDLFFSGVRPAMNPGISVSRVGGNAQIKAMKKVAGGLRLDLAAFRALEAFAQLGTDLDPATQAQLDRGYRMVELLKQPQYQPLSVAEQVCSLYAGTKGFLDDVEIKTVQQWEQDFLQYIHDKHSGLLTKIVEVGDLTDEVVGMLETAIKDFKAGYKPAA; encoded by the coding sequence ATGAAATTCAATAGCGACGAAATCGCAACGGTCTTGCAGCAAGAGATCGAAAACTTCGATAGCAAGATCGACGTCCGCGAAGTCGGTTCGGTCCTCGAAGTCGGTGACGGTATCGCTCGCGTTTATGGACTCTCCGGCGTGATGGCCGGTGAAATGGTCGAGTTCGAAAACGGCTCGATCGGACTGGCGTTTAACCTGGAAGAAAACAGCGTCGGTGTGATCATCCTTGGTGACTACCTGACCATTCAAGAAGGCGAAGAAGTCAAAGCACTTGGAACCCTGCTAAGCGTTCCTGCCGGTGACGCCGTCGTCGGCCGCGTGCTTGATCCACTGGGCAACCCACTGGACGGGAAAGGCCCCGTTCAAACCGACATCACACGCCCCGTCGAAATCATCGCGACCGGCGTTGCAGAGCGTCAGCCCGTGATGGAGCCGATGCAGACCGGTATCAAAGCGATCGACGCGATGACCCCGATCGGACGTGGCCAACGTGAACTCGTCATCGGTGACCGTAAGACCGGCAAGACCGCTATCGCCATCGACGCAATCCTGAACCAAAAAGGCAAAGGCGTTAAGTGCTTCTACATCGCGATCGGCCAAAAAGACAGCTCAGTCGCCGGTGTCGTTGACGTTCTGGAAAAGCACGGTGCAATGGAATACACCACCGTCATCGCTGCCGGTGCTAGTGCTCCCGCTCCTTTGCAGTACATCGCTCCTTACGCAGGGACCGCGATGGCCGAACACTTCATGTTCAACGGCGGACACGCTTTGGTTGTCTACGATGACTTGAGCAAGCAAGCGACAGCCTACCGTCAGATGAGCTTGCTGATGCGTCGTCCACCAGGACGTGAAGCGTACCCCGGTGACGTTTTCTACTGCCACAGCCGTTTGCTCGAACGTTCCAGCAAACTGTCGGATGAACTCGGCGGCGGATCGATCACCAGCTTGCCAATCATCGAAACGCTTGAAGGCGAAGTTTCTGCGTATATCCCGACGAACGTGATCTCGATCACCGACGGTCAGATCTACGTTCAGCCTGACTTGTTCTTCTCCGGCGTTCGTCCCGCGATGAACCCTGGTATTTCGGTTTCTCGCGTCGGTGGTAACGCACAGATCAAAGCGATGAAGAAAGTCGCCGGTGGTCTGCGTCTTGACTTGGCTGCGTTCCGTGCACTCGAAGCGTTCGCACAGCTTGGTACCGACCTTGATCCCGCCACCCAAGCACAGCTGGATCGCGGTTACCGAATGGTCGAGTTGCTCAAGCAGCCACAGTACCAGCCGCTGTCCGTTGCCGAGCAAGTTTGCTCGCTGTACGCCGGCACCAAAGGCTTCCTGGACGACGTCGAAATCAAGACGGTTCAGCAGTGGGAACAGGACTTCTTGCAGTACATCCACGATAAGCACAGCGGCCTGCTGACCAAGATCGTTGAAGTCGGCGATTTGACCGATGAAGTCGTCGGTATGCTGGAAACAGCTATCAAAGACTTCAAAGCCGGCTACAAGCCTGCTGCCTAA
- a CDS encoding UvrB/UvrC motif-containing protein, whose product MKRTMHLDDLLKDWEFDPHTLNVRMVKGSDGRDVIQMRVDMGVLQLETTDRPDGQIVEGYPTFLQYLQEAILEKPELVLDEDQCMEVDREFMQFYHRRICWLRLQYYNRAVMDADHTLRLMDVSERVSPDEDWTRSHEQYRPFVLFHRTQAAALGALEDDESGEEAVQAINIGLETIREFFTKHEAEEHFDEDELVVRLVELRETLRSEYEVGQTLREKLSAAVEQEQYELAAKLRDELNRRELD is encoded by the coding sequence ATGAAACGAACAATGCATCTAGACGACTTATTGAAGGATTGGGAATTTGACCCGCATACGCTAAACGTGCGGATGGTCAAAGGAAGTGACGGGCGGGATGTCATTCAGATGCGAGTTGACATGGGCGTGTTGCAATTGGAAACGACCGACCGGCCTGACGGTCAGATTGTCGAGGGGTATCCGACTTTTTTGCAGTACTTGCAGGAAGCGATTCTTGAAAAACCAGAGCTCGTCCTCGACGAAGACCAATGCATGGAAGTCGATCGCGAGTTCATGCAGTTTTACCATCGCCGAATCTGCTGGCTGAGATTGCAGTACTACAATCGGGCCGTCATGGACGCCGATCACACACTTCGCTTGATGGACGTCAGTGAGCGTGTCAGTCCAGATGAGGATTGGACTCGGTCCCACGAACAGTACCGACCGTTCGTTTTATTCCACCGAACCCAGGCTGCGGCCTTAGGTGCACTCGAGGACGATGAGTCTGGCGAAGAAGCGGTTCAAGCGATCAATATCGGCTTGGAAACGATTCGTGAATTCTTTACCAAGCACGAAGCCGAAGAGCACTTCGATGAAGACGAATTGGTTGTGCGGTTGGTTGAGCTCCGCGAAACACTCCGAAGTGAATACGAAGTCGGTCAAACGCTCCGCGAAAAACTCTCGGCTGCGGTTGAGCAAGAGCAGTACGAATTGGCCGCAAAGCTAAGAGACGAATTGAATCGCCGCGAATTGGACTGA
- a CDS encoding carbon storage regulator, with protein sequence MEIKEVELMLVLSRKAGEKLMIGDDIILTVNRISGNRVAIGIEAPKDVRIVRGELNKATPARGEATPNTAPMGGHRIAVASRAEA encoded by the coding sequence ATGGAAATCAAGGAAGTAGAGCTAATGTTGGTCCTGAGTCGCAAAGCTGGTGAAAAGTTGATGATTGGCGATGATATCATCCTTACGGTCAATCGAATCTCTGGAAACCGCGTCGCAATCGGCATTGAAGCCCCCAAGGATGTGCGCATCGTTCGCGGTGAACTGAACAAGGCGACGCCCGCTCGCGGTGAAGCCACCCCAAACACAGCCCCGATGGGTGGACACCGAATCGCCGTAGCGAGCCGAGCGGAGGCATAA